The window GATGCACCTCTTCCCGAGGAGCCTTCGCTACCTGATCTCCCTGATCTCTCAGACTTAGACTCAATACTTACACCAAGAGAGGATGAAGACCTAATGTTTGATATAGATCAGGCTATGTTAGACATGGATAACTTATATGAAGATACAGTCTCTGGTATAAATGATGACTTAACAAGTGACTAAGACGCAATTTCTACCCCCGCCCCCAGGGGTGTGAAAACTGATCATTTCTCTGttttaatatattcttattttctgtatattaGCAATATgtgttttctcatagttctgcacATTTTCATTACTAATAACCCATATAACAAGTGAGATTTGCTTTACTTCTAGCAAAAGCTggtcttttttcctctttgttgttATTCAAAAAGTTCTGGCTTTTGCCATGTAGGTCTCCCTTTACCTGTACTTACTCTCATGCTAGAATTTCTGATGACGGGAGCAAACAatagtaaagaaaagaaattccttgCCTAATTATGGAGTGGAGAACTGACGAACTCTATCACATCTTGGGACTAATTTCACTGCTCTCCaatgaatggaaatgaaaaggGGAATATCCCCCAGTGTAGCATTACAGTAAATGAGTACATTCACATTAACAAGACAGTGTTGGGATACTTTTATTTGAAAGGATATAACTCTTTACTTATCCTTTAAGAGAGCCTGTGTCCGACAAAAAATGCTATGGCAGACTAAGGGAGGTAATTTTAAAAGAGTACTATCTACCAGATAATAAAAGTGCAGAAAGGTTTTCAAATGACTGTTGCCAAGGAGAAAACTGAAAAAGCTGGGACCAAGAGTTCCAATGCAGGACTGTTCTTGCAAATTCTGACCACATTGTAGCTACTTTGCACTATTATTCCCCAAATGGAAAAGGCACACTATACCAAATAATCAAAGAGAGAAGTAATAGAAGGGCTAAGCAAAGCCCTACAAGGACTATTCACCAATGGAAAGACAAACACTCACCATATTGGACTAAATATCTATGGACTAGATATAGCCCTTAGGCATCAAAGCAGGAAGATGCTACAACCCCATAATATGTGGAGCTGGCTGGACCCTTGTTTTCCTGGGTCACCTGGACAGATTGTACTGTAATGGTACCTCAGAAACTAGATAAGATATATTCCAGTGTTTGCTTTGATTCTGTAATTTTATGTGCTTAAGGATTGTTAAGATATAACCCCCGCTCCAAGGAATGGATTGTTGTATTAAGTATGTTTGCTCTATGGAACAGAATTAGAGTTAgtagtgaaaagaaatgtttaggaaataagaaaatacttAGGAACAAGAACTAGTGGGGACGGTGTTTTCAGGAGAGAGAAGCAAATTAATAAATTGTCAACAGTTACGTGACAGTTTACGATGGAAAGCCATGATATGGAGTTAGTTTCTAAACAGGTTTATGAACAAAGCCCTGTTTTTGTCTTCTGCAAATTAAACAACCCTAAGATGTTGCTATAAACAGCTGGTAGGCGATTGACATAAGTCATGTATCTGAAAGCTCAATTAGATGGAGAATTATTAACTAGTTTAGTCCACTGACTGGATATCTCTGATTGAAATCCTGCATCTCCTCCAGGAGAATGGAGTGAGTGGCTGATCCTTTATGCAAATTAGCCCTTTTCTGTATCTTCTTAAGACCAGTGTTAAAGCCAGTTATTATATAGCATGGCAGAAAAGAGAGGGGCTCATCATTCTGAGAGAAGCTTAAAGCTGTGAAAATCAAGGAAGATAGGCTGGTAGATGGCATTAGATTAGGTAGTACAAGTTTTCATCCCTATTTGTTTGGGCTAAAATATGTGGAGAGTTGTGCCTATATAAATTCTTATGTGTGATGATTACTCCTAGTTATTATCTTATGATTGTTTACAATCTGTATTAGCTATTGATCTaaaccattttgttttctttcaagagATTTTAACTAATAAACTTTCATTCACAAATCAAAAAAACGTGTGGTCATCTTAAATTACCTGGTGGTGAATTTGGAGGCTACCAAATGGGCCCACAAGAACTTCACTCAACGTAAGGTAGCAGCACATAGTAAGAGAGAATATTGTACCAGGATTCTAAAGTTATACTTCTGGCTTTGTCAGATGATCTTAAACAAATCTcctttctcatttgcaaaatgagggTTATTAATAAATTTTCTGCTTATCTTCAGTGATAATAaggaacaaatgaaataatagttTTCAAAGCCTTTGGCATGACATATCTGATATTCAGACAGAATATATGAAATCACGACTTTTCAGGAATATCTGAAAAATgtgcatgcgtatgttcattgcagcactattcacaatagcaaagacatggaatcaacccaaatgctcatcaatggcagattggatttttaaaaatgtggtgcaAATAGCACAcatagcaatcccattactgggtatacacccaaagaattataaatcatgctagcataaagacacatgcacatgtatgtttattgtggcactgttcacaatagcaaagacatggaatcaacccaaatgcccatcaattatagactggataaaggaaatgtggtacatatacaccatggaatactatgcagccataaaaaggaacaagatcatgtcctttacagggacatggatggagttggaagctattaccctcagcaaactaacgcaggaacagaaaaccagaagcCACATGTTCCCtcgtataagtgggagctgaacaaagagaacacatggacacagggaggggagcaacacacactggggcctgttgggggctggggtggggagagagagcatcaaaAATGGATTCccagctaatggatgctggacttaatacctaggtgatgggttgatc of the Pongo abelii isolate AG06213 chromosome X, NHGRI_mPonAbe1-v2.0_pri, whole genome shotgun sequence genome contains:
- the TRPC5OS gene encoding putative uncharacterized protein TRPC5OS; its protein translation is MDSVSVPVLIDGLVACVAQLIRIADELLQFIIQVQEVPYVEENGRAEETEADAPLPEEPSLPDLPDLSDLDSILTPREDEDLMFDIDQAMLDMDNLYEDTVSGINDDLTSD